Proteins from a genomic interval of Marinobacter arenosus:
- a CDS encoding phosphatidylglycerophosphatase A family protein: MSQEDQFPEPDLPQALLPPGFLKNPVHLLAFGFGSGAAARAPGTWGSLAAIPFWYAFAWLPGMVYWAIVLVAFLVGIWLCGKTARDLKVHDHGGIVWDEFVGMWIALGLFPDQIAGVLLAFVLFRLFDVVKPWPISWLDDRLPGGLGIMIDDVVAGFMAMASMFAIDRWLMPVIV, translated from the coding sequence GGATCTGCCACAGGCATTGCTCCCCCCGGGGTTCCTGAAAAATCCGGTGCACCTTCTGGCATTCGGTTTCGGCAGCGGTGCGGCGGCGCGTGCGCCGGGCACCTGGGGCAGCCTGGCGGCGATTCCATTCTGGTATGCCTTTGCCTGGCTGCCCGGAATGGTCTATTGGGCTATTGTTCTGGTCGCATTCCTGGTTGGGATCTGGTTGTGTGGTAAAACCGCCCGGGACCTGAAGGTTCATGATCACGGCGGCATCGTCTGGGACGAGTTCGTGGGAATGTGGATTGCCCTGGGATTGTTCCCGGATCAGATTGCGGGGGTTCTGCTGGCGTTCGTGCTGTTCCGGTTGTTCGACGTCGTCAAACCCTGGCCTATCAGTTGGCTGGATGACCGCCTGCCCGGGGGGCTTGGCATAATGATTGACGATGTTGTGGCGGGTTTTATGGCGATGGCTTCCATGTTCGCCATTGACCGATGGTTAATGCCGGTCATTGTGTGA
- a CDS encoding DUF2057 family protein gives MSIFHVLAALKSGALKAGQSARFILAFGFLVATVGCSSTLTRVETWDGEPAAAANAATLKAPGSIQVSRINGRNMSNFLMDDLALDYALLPGENEVIFTYKTIWAKSGVVENGESKVHVYTSEPRVVRFDAEQDTVYRFQFDQPASRSEAEQMAEDFVATVVTVDGEKVVAESSVWTPAVAAERTPIPESGPVGAAEGSALDTLKSVWATATEEEKKAFLRWAFE, from the coding sequence ATGAGTATCTTTCACGTATTGGCGGCCCTGAAGTCGGGTGCATTGAAAGCTGGACAGAGCGCGCGGTTTATCCTGGCTTTCGGTTTCCTGGTGGCAACCGTCGGGTGTTCGTCCACCCTGACCAGAGTAGAGACCTGGGATGGCGAACCGGCAGCGGCCGCGAATGCGGCTACCCTGAAAGCCCCGGGCTCGATTCAGGTGTCACGCATCAATGGCCGCAACATGAGTAACTTTTTGATGGATGATCTCGCCCTCGATTACGCATTGCTGCCGGGAGAGAACGAGGTCATCTTCACGTACAAGACCATCTGGGCGAAATCCGGGGTTGTTGAAAACGGCGAATCGAAAGTGCACGTGTACACAAGCGAACCACGGGTCGTCCGCTTCGATGCCGAGCAGGACACGGTTTACCGTTTCCAGTTTGACCAGCCCGCGTCGCGCTCGGAAGCCGAGCAGATGGCAGAGGACTTCGTCGCTACCGTGGTGACGGTGGATGGCGAAAAGGTGGTTGCGGAGTCCAGTGTATGGACACCTGCCGTGGCAGCAGAGCGAACCCCGATCCCGGAAAGCGGTCCGGTGGGGGCCGCCGAGGGCAGTGCACTTGATACCCTGAAATCGGTCTGGGCTACCGCCACCGAAGAAGAGAAGAAGGCCTTTTTGCGCTGGGCTTTCGAGTAA
- a CDS encoding WS/DGAT/MGAT family O-acyltransferase, translating to MRQLSELDASFLYLESETTPMHIGGIYLFDASEQTHPLAFSTFVAYLRSRLHVVPVFRQRLKEIPMRLGRPYWIDDPDFSIERHLAYVNLGEHGRRASLMTLASKILEEPLKRDRPLWHITFVDGFKIDDNDTERQGFALIVKLHHAAIDAFSGEDIIGKLLEYTPEPRPITPPRPWSPRPEPSEERVILQAGANILRTPLQFTSLAFNAAEATARGLIQKQLRKLPMPFPVFSAPHSPFNRQITANRQIVSTSVDLPRLKAIKATLGDVTLNDVVLGLCAEALRRYSHDHGADTSRSLVAMTPISVRSNSLRRATGNQMSAMLLDLSTSESDPALRIRKIHRNAVASEPYREAIAADRLTELLPSTMLALSARLYSELQIAQRYQPAFNLPITNVPGPQVPLYLQGARLTQQYNTAPLFDSMGLVIVAVSYQGRLTINFTLCPDVVADGSSLEGYITESLGAIEEAAQNLGLDGETGEDGELPHQTLTDDVLTALEGVLKKTLHRFRM from the coding sequence TCCTGTATCTGGAATCCGAGACGACACCCATGCACATTGGCGGAATCTACCTGTTCGATGCCAGTGAGCAGACCCATCCGCTGGCCTTCAGCACGTTTGTCGCTTACCTTCGCAGTCGCCTTCACGTCGTCCCCGTTTTCCGCCAGCGCCTGAAAGAAATCCCCATGCGGCTTGGCCGCCCCTACTGGATTGACGACCCGGACTTCAGCATTGAACGGCACCTTGCCTACGTCAATCTGGGCGAACACGGACGCCGGGCCAGCCTGATGACGCTGGCCTCAAAGATTCTGGAAGAGCCCCTCAAGCGGGACAGACCCCTCTGGCACATCACGTTCGTCGACGGTTTCAAAATCGATGACAACGACACGGAGCGCCAGGGCTTTGCCCTGATCGTGAAACTCCACCACGCCGCCATTGACGCGTTCAGTGGCGAGGACATTATTGGCAAACTGCTGGAGTACACGCCGGAGCCCAGGCCGATTACGCCACCCAGACCGTGGAGCCCCCGCCCCGAACCGTCGGAGGAGCGGGTGATTCTCCAGGCAGGCGCGAACATATTAAGAACCCCGCTCCAGTTCACCTCCCTGGCCTTCAACGCCGCCGAAGCCACGGCTCGCGGCCTGATCCAGAAGCAATTGCGCAAACTGCCCATGCCCTTCCCTGTGTTCTCGGCGCCACACAGCCCGTTCAACCGCCAAATCACCGCCAACCGGCAGATTGTGTCGACCAGCGTGGATCTGCCGCGGCTCAAAGCCATCAAGGCAACCCTGGGCGACGTCACGCTCAACGATGTGGTTCTGGGCCTGTGTGCCGAGGCATTACGCCGATACAGTCACGATCACGGCGCCGACACCAGCAGGTCGCTGGTGGCCATGACGCCGATTTCCGTGCGCTCCAACAGTCTTCGCAGGGCGACCGGTAACCAGATGTCGGCGATGCTGCTCGACCTGTCCACCAGCGAATCGGATCCAGCCCTGCGCATTCGCAAGATCCACCGGAACGCCGTCGCGTCGGAACCCTACCGGGAAGCCATCGCGGCGGACCGACTGACCGAACTGCTACCGTCGACCATGCTGGCGCTATCCGCCCGACTCTATTCCGAACTGCAGATCGCCCAGCGCTACCAGCCCGCATTCAATCTGCCTATCACCAACGTTCCGGGGCCACAGGTACCGCTCTACCTGCAGGGGGCAAGGCTTACCCAGCAGTACAACACCGCGCCCCTGTTCGACAGCATGGGCCTGGTCATTGTCGCGGTGAGTTATCAGGGCCGGCTGACCATTAACTTTACGCTCTGCCCGGACGTCGTCGCCGACGGCAGCTCACTGGAGGGGTACATTACAGAAAGCCTCGGTGCCATCGAGGAGGCTGCCCAAAACCTGGGCCTTGATGGTGAAACGGGAGAGGATGGGGAGTTGCCTCATCAGACGCTGACTGACGACGTTCTGACCGCTCTGGAGGGCGTGCTCAAAAAAACCCTTCATCGCTTCCGGATGTAG
- a CDS encoding DUF6316 family protein, whose product MDIQSRSGEAGPVPFRSSRFFCVGSKWYFTTREGFDSGPFASRERAETGLKRFLHVVRLLPEDQQLH is encoded by the coding sequence ATGGACATCCAAAGCAGGTCCGGGGAGGCAGGTCCAGTCCCCTTCAGAAGTAGCCGGTTCTTCTGCGTAGGCAGCAAATGGTATTTTACGACCCGGGAAGGGTTTGACAGCGGTCCGTTTGCCTCCCGAGAACGAGCGGAGACCGGTCTCAAACGTTTCCTACACGTTGTAAGGTTGTTACCGGAGGATCAGCAACTCCATTGA